In the Theobroma cacao cultivar B97-61/B2 chromosome 1, Criollo_cocoa_genome_V2, whole genome shotgun sequence genome, one interval contains:
- the LOC18613539 gene encoding uncharacterized protein LOC18613539 isoform X3, translating to MVETRRSSSSSKRSLSSPASEPASSSTNGAVVSGPLNEALGPPKESGSDSRVTELRSSDLRVSDSAKAVDASVTDKSADADVENGTLVSPGSLVGEAAMDVEKAKAVGAGFTGRVKKRPTKPAKSGSKVPWGKLLSQHSQNPHLVMCGTLFTVGQSRQCNLCLKDPNVSTVLCKVKHIESDGTSIALLEISGGKGSVQVNGRIYRKSNSLILNAGDELIFTSTGNHAYIFQQLTNDNLAAPGIPSSVSILEAQAAPIKGIIEARSGDPSAVAGAATILASLSTKENSDMSTLPSGCDVSDDRVPEVDMKDSASNNDPATVSSREKTVAPPPEAANENPNLDRLGLDDTMDADNSKVPGAGYPLRPLLRILAGTSSTDFDLSGSIAKILDEQREFREMLKEFDPPMVLISTKRQAFKDSLQEGILNPDNIDVSFETFPYYLSDTTKNVLIASTYVHLKCNKFAKYASDLPTMSPRILLSGPAGSEIYQETLAKALAKHFGARLLIVDSLLLPGGSTSKEADGVKETSRAERASIYAKRAAQASAAAALQQKRPTSSVEADITGGSSLSSQALPKQEVSTATSKNYTFKKGDRVKFVGATAPSGLSSLQPALRGPTIGFRGKVVLAFEENGSSKIGVRFDRSIPEGNDLGGLCEEDHGFFCAASSLRLDSSGGDDVDKLAVNELFEVALSESKGSPLILFVKDIEKSMAGNTDVYSALKCKVEKLPANVVVIGSHTQMDNRKEKSHPGGLLFTKFGANQTALLDLAFPDNFGRLHDRSKETPKTMKQVTRLFPNKVTIQLPQDEALLLDWKQQLERDIETLKAQSNIVSIRSVLNRNGLDCPDLETLCIKDQTLTNESVEKVVGWALSHHFMHSSEALVNDAKLVVSTESIKYGLNILQGIQSESKSLKKSLKDVVTENEFEKKLLADVIPPSDIGVSFDDIGALENVKDTLKELVMLPLQRPELFCKGQLTKPCKGILLFGPPGTGKTMLAKAVATEAGANFINISMSSITSKWFGEGEKYVKAVFSLASKIAPSVVFVDEVDSMLGRRENPGEHEAMRKMKNEFMVNWDGLRTKDKERVLVLAATNRPFDLDEAVIRRLPRRLMVNLPDAPNREKILRVILAKEELSPDVDLEAIANMTDGYSGSDLKNLCVSAAHCPIREILEKEKKERAAAVTENRPLPSLYSSADIRSLKMDDFKYAHEQVCASVSSESTNMSELHQWNELYGEGGSRKKKPLSYFM from the exons ATGGTCGAAACGCGACGGAGCTCTTCCTCTTCCAAACGCTCCCTTTCCTCTCCA gcATCTGAGCCGGCGTCGTCTTCAACCAATGGAGCTGTGGTTTCTGGGCCGCTTAACGAAGCCCTAGGCCCGCCTAAAGAATCCGGGTCGGACTCACGGGTAACGGAGCTCCGTTCTTCTGATCTGCGGGTATCTGATTCGGCTAAGGCCGTTGATGCGTCTGTCACCGATAAGTCTGCTGATGCTGATGTGGAGAATGGTACTTTGGTGTCTCCGGGGTCCTTAG TAGGTGAAGCTGCCATGGATGTGGAGAAAGCGAAGGCGGTTGGAGCAGGGTTTACCGGTCGGGTTAAGAAGAGACCAACGAAACCAGCGAAATCAGGTTCTAAAGTCCCGTGGGGAAAGCTTCTTTCCCAGCACTCCCAG AATCCTCACTTGGTCATGTGTGGCACGCTATTCACTGTTGGCCAAAGCCGTCAGTGTAACCTATGCCTTAAAGATCCCAATGTTAGCACTGTTTTGTGCAAAGTGAAGCACATAGAG aGTGATGGCACTTCTATTGCCTTACTAGAAATTTCAGGAGGAAAAGGCTCTGTCCAGGTTAATGGGAGGATTTATCGTAAAAGTAATAGTTTAATTCTAAATGCAGGCgatgaattgattttcacTAGTACTGGAAACCATGCTTAT ATTTTTCAGCAGCTCACAAATGATAACTTAGCTGCTCCAGGAATACCTTCTTCTGTAAGCATTTTAGAAGCCCAGGCTGCTCCTATAAAAGGTATTATTGAGGCACGATCAGGGGACCCGTCAGCTGTTGCTGGGGCAGCAACAATATTGGCGTCTTtgtcaacaaaagaaaattcgGATATGTCCACTCTACCTTCTGGTTGTGATGTGTCAGATGACCGTGTTCCAGAAGTGGATATGAAGGACAGTGCTAGTAATAATGATCCAGCAACTGTTTCTTCAAGGGAGAAAACTGTTGCTCCCCCGCCTGAAGCTGCCAATGAAAACCCGAATCTTGATAGACTTGGATTGGATGATACTATGGATGCTGACAATTCAAAGGTCCCAGGGGCAGGTTACCCTTTAAGGCCATTATTGCGTATCCTTGCTGGTACATCTTCTACTGACTTTGATTTGAGTGGCAGCATTGCCAAAATTCTTGATGAGCAAAGAGAATTTAGAGAGATGCTCAAGGAATTTGACCCTCCTATGGTTTTGATATCAACTAAGCGGCAAGCATTTAAAGACAGTTTACAGGAAGGCATTCTCAATCCGGACAATATAGATGTCTCATTTGAAACTTTCCCATATTACTTGAG TGATACGACAaagaatgtattgatagcCTCAACCTATGTGCATTTGAAGTGTAATAAATTTGCGAAGTATGCCTCAGATCTTCCTACAATGAGTCCTCGTATATTATTATCTGGTCCTGCAG GTTCAGAAATATATCAGGAGACTTTAGCAAAGGCACTTGCGAAACATTTTGGTGCTAGATTGCTAATTGTTGACTCTCTTCTCTTGCCTGGA GGATCAACATCAAAAGAAGCTGATGGTGTGAAAGAAACTTCAAGAGCTGAAAGGGCATCTATATATGCCAAAAGAGCTGCACAGGCttctgctgctgctgcttTGCAGCAGAAGAGACCAACTTCTAGTGTCGAAGCTGATATAACAGGTGGTTCTTCACTGAGCTCCCAAGCTTTGCCAAAGCAGGAAGTATCCACTGCAACATCTAAAAACTATACATTTAAGAAAG GTGATAGGGTTAAGTTTGTAGGTGCCACAGCACCTTCTGGactttcctctctacaacctGCTTTAAG GGGGCCCACAATTGGTTTTCGGGGAAAAGTAGTCCTTGCTTTTGAAGAAAATGGTTCCTCAAAAATTGGGGTCAGGTTTGACAGATCTATCCCAGAGGGCAACGATCTTGGGGGGCTTTGTGAAGAAGATCATGGTTTTTTCTGTGCTG CAAGCTCACTTCGCTTGGATAGTTCTGGAGGTGATGATGTTGACAAGCTTGCTGTTAATGAACTTTTTGAG GTTGCATTGAGTGAAAGCAAAGGCAGTCCCTTGATATTGTTTGTGAAAGACATAGAGAAGTCTATGGCTGGAAATACAGATGTGTATAGTGCCTTGAAGTGTAAGGTTGAGAAGTTGCCAGCAAATGTTGTTGTAATTGGTTCTCATACCCAGATGGATAATCGTAAGGAGAAA TCTCATCCTGGTGGCCTTTTGTTCACAAAGTTTGGAGCCAACCAGACTGCTTTACTTGATCTCGCTTTTCCA GATAATTTTGGCAGACTTCATGACAGGAGCAAAGAAACACCTAAAACAATGAAACAAGTTACTAGGCTTTTCCCTAACAAAGTGACAATCCAGTTACCTCAG GATGAAGCTTTACTTTTGGACTGGAAGCAGCAGTTGGAACGAGACATTGAAACACTTAAAGCACAGTCAAACATTGTTAGCATTCGATCA GTTCTCAATCGAAATGGCTTGGATTGCCCTGATCTGGAAACTCTTTGTATTAAAGATCAAACCCTTACAAATGAGA GTGTGGAGAAAGTGGTAGGCTGGGCACTTAGTCACCACTTCATGCATTCTTCAGAAGCTTTGGTGAACGATGCTAAACTTGTAGTTTCAACTGAAAG CATCAAATATGGGCTGAACATTTTGCAAGGCATTCAAAGTGAAAGCAAAAGCTTGAAGAAATCACTTAAG gATGTGGTCACTGAGAatgaatttgagaagaaaCTTCTTGCGGATGTTATTCCACCAAGTGATATTGGGGTTAGTTTTGATGATATTGGAGCCCTTGAGAATGTCAAGGACACCTTGAAGGAATTGGTGATGCTTCCCCTTCAAAGGCCTGAATTGTTTTGCAAGGGACAGTTGACAAAG CCCTGTAAAGGAATATTGCTGTTTGGGCCTCCTGGTACTGGAAAAACAATGCTTGCCAAGGCTGTTGCAACTGAAGCTGGTGCAAACTTTATTAACATATCAATGTCCAGCATTACTTCAAAG TGGTTTGGTGAAGGAGAAAAGTATGTTAAAGCTGTTTTCTCTCTGGCCAGTAAAATTGCACCTAGTGTTGTTTTTGTTGATGAG GTTGATAGCATGTTAGGAAGACGGGAGAATCCAGGTGAACATGAGGCTATGcgtaaaatgaagaatgaatTCATGGTAAATTGGGATGGTCTTCGTACGAAGGATAAAGAACGGGTGTTGGTTCTTGCTGCTACAAACCGGCCATTTGATCTTGATGAGGCAGTCATCCGGAGGCTCCCTCGAAG ATTGATGGTTAATTTGCCAGATGCTCCAAATAGAGAAAAGATTCTAAGAGTTATATTAGCCAAAGAGGAATTGTCACCTGATgttgatttggaagctattgcaAATATGACTGATGGGTATTCTGGAAGTGACCTGAAG AACCTTTGTGTGAGTGCTGCACATTGTCCCATTCGAGAAATTTTGGAGAAGGAAAAGAAG GAGAGAGCTGCAGCTGTGACCGAGAATAGACCGTTACCTTCCTTGTATAGCAGTGCAGACATTCGTTCTCTGAAGATGGATGATTTTAAATATGCACATGAGCAG GTTTGTGCAAGTGTGTCATCAGAGTCTACAAATATGAGCGAGCTTCATCAATGGAATGAGTTATATGGAGAAGGTGgatcaagaaagaaaaaacctcTAAGCTACTTCATGTAG